Proteins encoded together in one Terriglobales bacterium window:
- a CDS encoding nitrite/sulfite reductase, which produces MNDAAKETKAQRAERLKREKNPWECLDDIRRFAREGYDAIPPEWLTTYFRWWGIYTQGDGMGVLSGQGREGRAVPYFMVRIRIPNGLLLSDQLRTIADITQRYARGVADLTVRQNIQLHWVTIEALPEMLDALVRSGLTTLSACGDVTRNVTGCPLAGVDADEICDASPLAMQVNDFLAGNADFYNLPRKLKISISGCRVWCSYPEINDVGIAAVSRRQNGTSDVGFSVRVGGGLSTDPHLGVRLNALVGWKQVLPVVKGIAELFRESEVLRENRSRARLKFLFLRHGWTAESFQEELERRIGFRLSAAVPEQAPQDVYRDHVGIHPQKHSGLAYVGAAVLRGRITAEQMRAAADLADQYADGDLRTTNMQNLVVVNVPQQNAAQLAKELEAIGLPVSASPFWRGAIACTGSEFCKLALTETKSFSRWLVQELEERLPGFEQHLKLHVTGCPNSCGQHWIADIGIEGKKIKHGDQLVDAYYFCLGGAVGENAAVARPVGYRCVAAEVPDAIERLLRRYLDYKFPGENLRRFFARHNEEDLREFLAGDVVEAAARDQSPGRVPHGAEG; this is translated from the coding sequence ATGAACGACGCAGCAAAAGAGACGAAGGCACAACGCGCCGAGCGGCTGAAGCGGGAAAAGAACCCGTGGGAGTGCCTGGACGATATTCGACGCTTCGCGCGCGAAGGATATGACGCGATCCCGCCGGAATGGCTGACGACTTATTTCCGTTGGTGGGGGATCTATACCCAGGGCGATGGAATGGGCGTCCTTAGCGGACAGGGGCGCGAGGGGCGAGCGGTTCCCTACTTCATGGTGCGCATCCGGATTCCTAACGGGCTGCTGCTCTCCGATCAACTACGGACGATTGCCGATATAACGCAGCGCTATGCCCGCGGAGTTGCTGATCTCACGGTACGGCAAAACATTCAATTGCATTGGGTCACCATCGAGGCGCTGCCGGAAATGCTGGATGCGCTGGTGCGATCGGGGCTTACGACGCTCTCTGCCTGCGGTGATGTGACGCGCAACGTCACCGGATGCCCGCTCGCCGGTGTAGATGCCGACGAGATTTGCGATGCTTCACCCTTGGCGATGCAAGTGAACGATTTCCTGGCGGGCAATGCCGATTTCTACAATCTTCCCCGCAAATTAAAGATTTCGATCAGCGGTTGTCGGGTTTGGTGCAGCTATCCGGAGATTAACGACGTGGGCATCGCCGCGGTGAGCCGGCGGCAGAACGGCACCAGCGATGTGGGTTTTTCAGTGCGAGTAGGCGGCGGGCTCTCGACCGATCCGCATCTGGGAGTGCGCCTGAATGCGCTGGTCGGGTGGAAGCAAGTGTTGCCGGTGGTGAAGGGCATCGCCGAATTGTTCCGCGAAAGCGAAGTGCTTCGGGAAAACCGCAGTCGGGCGCGGCTGAAATTTCTTTTTCTACGCCACGGATGGACGGCTGAAAGTTTCCAGGAGGAACTGGAGCGGCGAATCGGGTTCCGGCTGAGCGCGGCTGTTCCTGAGCAAGCGCCGCAGGATGTTTATCGCGACCACGTCGGCATTCATCCGCAGAAACATTCGGGACTGGCATACGTCGGCGCGGCAGTGTTGCGGGGACGGATCACGGCTGAGCAAATGCGCGCGGCTGCCGACTTGGCAGACCAGTACGCCGACGGTGATCTGCGGACCACCAATATGCAGAACCTGGTGGTGGTGAATGTCCCGCAGCAGAACGCGGCGCAGCTGGCGAAAGAGCTGGAAGCAATAGGACTGCCGGTGAGTGCGTCGCCATTCTGGCGGGGAGCCATTGCGTGCACCGGCAGTGAATTCTGCAAACTCGCTTTGACGGAGACGAAGAGTTTTTCGCGATGGCTGGTGCAGGAACTGGAAGAGAGGCTTCCCGGTTTCGAGCAGCATTTGAAGCTGCACGTGACCGGATGCCCGAACAGTTGCGGACAGCACTGGATCGCGGACATCGGTATTGAGGGCAAAAAAATCAAGCATGGTGACCAGCTGGTGGATGCGTACTACTTCTGCCTGGGCGGCGCGGTTGGAGAAAACGCGGCGGTGGCGCGTCCAGTTGGATATCGGTGTGTTGCTGCCGAAGTGCCGGACGCGATCGAGCGCTTACTGCGGCGATATCTCGACTACAAGTTCCCGGGGGAGAACCTGCGGCGATTTTTCGCGCGGCACAACGAAGAGGATCTGCGGGAATTTCTGGCGGGCGACGTGGTCGAGGCGGCTGCGCGCGACCAGTCTCCGGGACGGGTGCCGCACGGAGCGGAAGGTTAA
- the cobA gene encoding uroporphyrinogen-III C-methyltransferase, with amino-acid sequence MSANTKGKVYLVGAGPGDPELLTFKALRILRAADVVLHDELVGREILSLASASALVRSVGKRCGRQTITQEGINSLLVTYAAAGLQVVRLKGGDPLIFGRGGEEIEALRKAGVEVEIVPGVTAALGAGAGAQIPLTHRNISSALVFITGHSADTHDAKQWRALTASGATLVIYMPGSDYHDLAEKLMAAGVKAETPCALVSGATTSEERTLLTSVRELPMASMSASAPTVLIVGEVVRLAKQQRRVGESLSELLIGQRVAALENAASLAGD; translated from the coding sequence ATGAGCGCGAATACGAAAGGCAAGGTTTATCTGGTGGGGGCTGGGCCGGGCGATCCCGAGCTACTCACTTTTAAGGCGCTGAGGATTCTAAGAGCGGCAGATGTTGTGCTGCACGATGAGTTGGTCGGGCGAGAGATATTAAGTTTGGCCTCAGCGTCGGCACTGGTGCGCAGTGTGGGCAAACGCTGCGGCAGGCAAACCATTACGCAGGAGGGGATCAATTCCCTGCTGGTGACCTACGCTGCCGCGGGATTGCAAGTGGTGCGGCTCAAAGGCGGCGATCCACTTATCTTCGGCCGTGGTGGCGAGGAAATCGAAGCTCTGCGCAAAGCTGGCGTTGAGGTTGAAATTGTCCCCGGAGTAACCGCTGCATTGGGCGCCGGGGCGGGCGCGCAGATTCCGCTCACCCACCGCAATATTTCTTCGGCCTTGGTCTTCATCACAGGGCACAGCGCTGACACGCACGATGCCAAGCAGTGGCGGGCCCTAACCGCATCCGGCGCGACGCTCGTGATCTACATGCCAGGCTCTGATTACCACGATTTAGCCGAAAAGTTAATGGCCGCCGGGGTGAAGGCGGAGACGCCTTGCGCACTTGTATCCGGGGCCACAACCTCGGAGGAGAGGACGCTCTTGACCAGCGTGCGTGAGCTGCCGATGGCTTCGATGTCGGCGTCGGCGCCGACGGTTTTGATTGTAGGTGAGGTGGTGCGGCTAGCAAAGCAGCAGCGAAGAGTCGGCGAGAGTTTGTCGGAGTTGCTGATTGGTCAAAGAGTGGCTGCTCTCGAAAATGCAGCATCGCTGGCTGGAGATTAA
- a CDS encoding pyrrolo-quinoline quinone: MSVSISPQSVTVAPSQVQQFTASVSGSANTAVTWRVDDVPDGDDRTGTISRDGRYSAPQEEGSHNVIAVSVADPTKQATAKVVVSTTAIAVSVAPANVSLTPGQTQQFTASVTGSDNHSVTWGVDGVAGGNATTGIITKDGFYTAPAAPGNHTVAAKSAADSTKIGKATVTVAASAVAAGVLTERYDNARTGLNPNETILTPANVNSASFGKIHSYGVDSSMYAQPLYVQNLNIPGKGVHNVIFVATEHDTVYAFDADGLVDGPLWKRSFIDPANGITPVPTGDVGSTIFPEIGITSTPVIDPATGTLYVVPLTKENGDYVQRLHALDITTGSEKFGGPVTLEGEIGNLTFDPKIELQRASLLLLNGVVYIAFASHGDHGPYHGWIMGYDAATLKQVVNWTVSPTGNDGSIWQSGCGLSADAAGNIYAVTSNGQFDVDTHGSNYGDSILKLTRNGNNSTPNGTGLAVTDFFTPFNEQHLAENDIDLGSAGLLLIPGTSLGTTAGKEGSIYVVDTNNMGHFRAGDNGQIVQFLPNALGHGPDDNNFSTAAYFNGFVYYIGENDNVKQFQLVGGKLTNSPVAVSPNTFDHQGGYPVVSANGTSNGILWAVERIPGQNGILHAYDATNVARELYNTDQAGSRDHFGNAVKFAVPTVINGKVYVEGLSQLAIYGLLH, from the coding sequence GTGTCGGTCAGCATCTCACCGCAAAGCGTTACGGTTGCGCCCTCGCAGGTGCAGCAATTCACAGCCAGCGTATCGGGCAGTGCCAATACAGCGGTCACATGGCGGGTAGATGACGTACCTGATGGCGATGACCGGACCGGGACCATCTCCCGTGACGGTCGCTACTCAGCTCCGCAGGAGGAGGGATCGCACAATGTAATTGCCGTCAGCGTGGCGGACCCAACCAAGCAGGCCACCGCCAAAGTGGTGGTGAGCACGACTGCCATCGCCGTCTCCGTTGCACCCGCAAATGTATCGCTGACCCCGGGGCAAACGCAGCAATTCACGGCCTCAGTAACCGGCAGCGACAACCACTCTGTCACCTGGGGGGTTGATGGCGTGGCCGGCGGAAACGCCACCACCGGCATCATCACCAAAGACGGCTTTTATACCGCGCCGGCAGCGCCGGGAAACCATACCGTCGCCGCAAAAAGCGCGGCCGACTCCACCAAGATAGGAAAAGCAACCGTAACCGTCGCAGCCTCGGCCGTAGCTGCTGGCGTCCTTACGGAACGCTACGATAACGCCCGCACTGGCCTGAATCCGAATGAAACCATTCTCACGCCGGCCAATGTTAACTCCGCATCTTTCGGCAAAATCCACTCCTATGGCGTGGACAGCTCCATGTATGCACAGCCCCTGTATGTTCAGAACCTCAACATCCCGGGAAAGGGAGTTCACAATGTCATATTCGTCGCCACCGAACACGACACCGTGTACGCCTTCGACGCCGATGGGCTGGTAGATGGGCCACTTTGGAAGCGCAGCTTCATTGACCCGGCAAACGGAATAACCCCTGTCCCTACCGGAGATGTGGGCAGCACTATTTTTCCTGAGATTGGCATTACCAGTACCCCGGTCATAGATCCCGCCACCGGAACTCTGTATGTGGTTCCGCTCACCAAAGAGAACGGGGACTACGTGCAGCGACTGCACGCGCTCGACATCACCACCGGCTCCGAGAAGTTCGGCGGCCCGGTGACCCTCGAAGGAGAGATAGGGAACCTCACCTTCGACCCAAAAATCGAACTGCAGCGTGCCTCGTTATTGCTGCTGAATGGCGTCGTTTACATCGCATTCGCTTCGCATGGCGACCATGGCCCTTATCACGGCTGGATCATGGGTTATGACGCTGCAACCTTGAAGCAGGTGGTGAACTGGACCGTCTCTCCTACCGGAAATGACGGCTCGATCTGGCAGTCAGGCTGCGGTTTATCGGCAGATGCGGCGGGAAACATCTACGCCGTAACAAGCAATGGGCAATTTGATGTGGACACACACGGCTCCAATTATGGCGATTCCATCCTGAAGCTCACTCGCAATGGCAACAACTCCACTCCGAACGGGACGGGATTGGCGGTCACTGACTTCTTCACTCCCTTTAATGAGCAGCATCTGGCAGAGAATGATATTGACCTTGGATCCGCAGGATTGCTCCTCATCCCGGGTACCTCATTAGGCACAACTGCCGGTAAAGAGGGCAGTATCTACGTGGTTGATACCAACAACATGGGCCACTTCCGGGCAGGGGACAACGGGCAAATAGTTCAGTTCCTGCCCAACGCTCTGGGTCATGGCCCCGACGACAACAACTTCAGTACCGCAGCTTACTTTAACGGCTTCGTTTATTACATCGGCGAGAACGATAATGTGAAGCAATTTCAACTCGTAGGTGGCAAACTGACGAATTCTCCCGTGGCCGTGAGTCCAAACACGTTCGATCATCAAGGCGGATACCCGGTGGTTTCAGCCAACGGGACCAGCAACGGCATTTTGTGGGCGGTGGAACGGATTCCTGGACAGAATGGCATTTTGCACGCCTACGATGCCACCAACGTTGCCAGGGAACTCTACAACACCGATCAGGCTGGCAGTCGCGACCACTTTGGCAACGCCGTGAAGTTTGCCGTACCCACGGTGATTAATGGCAAGGTCTATGTCGAGGGCCTCAGCCAACTGGCCATTTACGGGTTGCTCCACTAA
- a CDS encoding BON domain-containing protein, whose protein sequence is MRNKPLLSLVAILAAFLPAAAQRAPSAKAVQRIQKQVRHEILMLPYFDVFDNIAYKVDGYNVTLLGAVTRPTLKSDAEHAVKKIEGVEQVINKIEVLPPSPADDSLRRTLYRAIYGYPSLQRYALPPVKPIRIIVKNGNVDLQGVVDSKADKNLVYIRARGVPGIFSVTNNLVVAK, encoded by the coding sequence ATGAGAAACAAGCCTTTACTCTCTTTGGTCGCCATTCTCGCCGCATTTCTTCCCGCCGCCGCGCAACGCGCCCCATCGGCAAAGGCCGTGCAGCGCATCCAAAAGCAGGTGCGGCATGAAATCCTGATGCTGCCCTATTTCGACGTGTTCGACAATATCGCCTACAAGGTTGATGGCTACAACGTAACCCTATTGGGCGCCGTGACCCGCCCGACTCTGAAGTCGGATGCAGAACACGCTGTCAAGAAGATTGAAGGTGTCGAGCAGGTCATCAACAAAATCGAGGTGCTTCCCCCATCTCCCGCGGACGATAGCTTGCGGCGTACCCTTTATCGCGCTATCTATGGCTACCCGTCCCTGCAACGTTACGCCCTGCCCCCGGTTAAACCAATTCGCATCATCGTTAAGAATGGCAACGTAGATCTGCAAGGCGTAGTGGACAGTAAGGCCGACAAGAACCTGGTTTACATCCGCGCCCGCGGTGTTCCCGGCATCTTCTCCGTGACTAACAATCTGGTAGTTGCGAAATAA
- a CDS encoding lmo0937 family membrane protein, with protein MLWTIFVILLIMWLLGFGFHVAGSLIHLLLVVALVVLVINLLSGRGATV; from the coding sequence ATGCTTTGGACCATCTTTGTAATCTTGTTGATTATGTGGCTGCTCGGATTCGGGTTTCACGTTGCTGGAAGCCTGATTCACTTACTGCTTGTGGTCGCTCTGGTTGTGTTAGTGATCAACCTGCTCAGCGGCCGAGGCGCCACAGTATAA
- a CDS encoding phosphoadenylyl-sulfate reductase — protein sequence MKEELAKIEALAEKWTPDQVLRWAFETFGNSVAMASGFGAEGVALIDMASRARPDFRVFTLDTEFLFPETYQLVDRIEERYLIKVERVYSELTAEQQAAKHGPALWKRNPDQCCDLRKVLPLKSKLATLRAWITAIRRDQTVARASAAKISWDDKFGLVKINPLADWSTEKVWEYIRLHDVPYNPLHEQNFPSIGCTHCTRAVRPGEDLRDGRWAGFARTECGLHVTS from the coding sequence ATGAAAGAAGAACTGGCAAAGATCGAAGCCTTGGCGGAGAAGTGGACACCCGATCAGGTACTGCGCTGGGCATTCGAAACATTTGGCAACAGCGTGGCAATGGCATCCGGATTTGGCGCCGAAGGAGTGGCCCTGATTGACATGGCGTCTCGGGCGCGACCGGATTTTCGCGTGTTCACGCTGGACACTGAGTTTCTGTTTCCCGAGACATATCAATTGGTGGACAGGATCGAGGAGCGGTATTTGATCAAGGTTGAGCGCGTGTATTCGGAACTTACGGCGGAACAACAGGCCGCGAAACATGGGCCAGCACTATGGAAGCGAAACCCCGACCAGTGCTGCGATCTAAGAAAGGTCCTGCCTCTGAAGTCAAAGTTGGCCACATTGCGGGCATGGATTACCGCGATTCGCCGCGACCAAACGGTGGCGAGGGCGAGCGCAGCGAAGATAAGTTGGGACGATAAGTTCGGGCTGGTGAAGATCAATCCGCTGGCCGATTGGAGCACGGAAAAAGTGTGGGAGTACATTCGCCTTCATGACGTCCCTTACAACCCGCTGCACGAGCAGAATTTTCCCAGCATTGGCTGCACTCATTGCACCCGAGCTGTCCGACCGGGTGAGGATCTCCGCGACGGACGCTGGGCAGGTTTCGCCAGGACTGAGTGCGGATTGCACGTTACGTCGTGA
- a CDS encoding bifunctional precorrin-2 dehydrogenase/sirohydrochlorin ferrochelatase — MELFPMFMKLTGRWCLVVGGGKVAEPKIQSLLQAGATVRVIALDVNERVSQWAREGSIVCELRAFRPGDLEGQFLVIAATDSDEVNHRIYAEARRREVLCNNVDDPEHCDFYYPAVVRRGRLQIAISTGGESPALAQRLRAELEEQYGEEYAGWVSELGETRRKLLAADLDPEQRRRRLHLLASRESFKRSIGSGAQPGKRKVRR; from the coding sequence ATGGAGCTTTTCCCAATGTTTATGAAGCTGACGGGGCGGTGGTGCCTGGTGGTGGGCGGGGGCAAGGTTGCCGAACCAAAAATCCAAAGCTTGCTGCAGGCGGGCGCTACGGTGCGCGTGATCGCGTTGGACGTGAACGAGCGAGTGAGCCAGTGGGCGCGAGAAGGTTCGATTGTCTGCGAGCTGCGGGCCTTCCGGCCAGGCGATCTAGAAGGGCAATTTCTGGTGATTGCCGCGACCGATTCAGATGAAGTGAACCACCGCATTTATGCAGAGGCGCGCCGTCGCGAAGTTTTGTGCAACAACGTGGACGACCCTGAGCACTGTGATTTCTATTATCCGGCAGTGGTCCGCCGCGGACGGCTGCAGATTGCGATCTCGACCGGAGGGGAAAGTCCGGCCCTGGCTCAGAGGCTGAGAGCGGAGCTTGAAGAGCAATACGGGGAGGAGTACGCGGGCTGGGTGAGCGAATTGGGCGAGACGAGACGGAAATTGCTGGCGGCCGATCTGGATCCTGAACAGAGACGCCGGCGCTTGCACCTGCTTGCCAGCCGGGAATCTTTTAAACGCAGCATCGGATCCGGGGCACAGCCTGGCAAGAGAAAGGTGCGTCGATGA
- a CDS encoding alpha/beta hydrolase-fold protein, protein MRLRVIPARLLLVTVLVVLGGNVLATAQTAAAGTGLRFEISFPRQANATPLDGRILLLISNNDRAQPRFQISGENPVESQQMFGVDVEGLAPGTAAVVDSSTLGYPAESLNKVPAGDYWVQGLINIYETFHLANGHTVKLPPDKGEGQHWQVKPGNLYSRPLKVHLDPNSAQMVRITLSEKIPPVEEEAQDVYAILDGWVKLPEEPIVDNKWVKHLRIQSKLLSQFWGRPMYLGAIVLLPEGWEEHPNARYPLVVQQTHFHRDISEFAPFRTQPPPAGIKDPEAQLAAKYGYKFFQDWTAGRLPRVIILQIQHANPYFDDSYAVNSANLGPYGDAITQELIPYIEQKFRAIGQGWARAVFGGSTGGWEALSSQVFYPDFYNGAWVFCPDVVDFRAYVTTNLYDDENAYFVEGPYGRVERPGARKPDGLVLSTMEQNNRYELVLGTKSRSGDQFDIWQAVFSPAGDDGYPKEIYDQRTGKIDHEVAAYWRDHYDLSHILQRDWKTLGPKLAGKMHFYVGEADTYYLDRATHLLHDFLENTNDPYYHGTFDFGMRRPHCYTGGSDPNQKVNNLTTTQRVLPEMVEHMEKTAPKEADVKSWKY, encoded by the coding sequence ATGAGACTCCGGGTTATCCCCGCAAGGCTGCTGTTGGTGACGGTCCTGGTTGTGCTCGGCGGGAACGTGCTTGCTACGGCTCAAACTGCCGCGGCCGGAACTGGGCTGCGATTTGAAATCTCTTTCCCCAGGCAAGCGAATGCGACGCCCCTCGATGGCCGTATCTTGTTGCTGATCTCCAATAATGACCGGGCGCAGCCGCGATTTCAGATCAGCGGCGAGAATCCGGTGGAGTCGCAGCAGATGTTTGGGGTGGATGTAGAAGGTCTTGCCCCCGGAACTGCCGCGGTGGTGGACTCGTCTACGCTCGGATATCCAGCAGAGAGCCTCAACAAAGTACCGGCAGGCGATTACTGGGTACAGGGCCTAATCAACATTTACGAGACGTTTCACCTTGCGAACGGGCACACGGTAAAGCTGCCGCCGGACAAAGGCGAAGGCCAGCATTGGCAAGTGAAGCCGGGCAACTTATATAGCAGGCCGCTGAAGGTGCATCTCGATCCCAATTCCGCCCAGATGGTGCGCATCACGCTGAGCGAAAAAATCCCACCGGTTGAAGAGGAAGCGCAGGACGTGTATGCAATTTTGGATGGGTGGGTCAAACTGCCCGAGGAACCGATCGTTGACAATAAATGGGTGAAGCATCTGCGCATTCAGAGCAAGCTGCTCTCGCAATTCTGGGGGCGGCCGATGTATCTAGGCGCTATCGTGCTGTTGCCGGAAGGGTGGGAGGAGCATCCCAATGCGCGATATCCGCTGGTAGTGCAGCAGACCCATTTTCATCGCGACATCTCTGAGTTCGCGCCGTTTCGCACGCAACCACCGCCGGCGGGGATCAAAGATCCAGAGGCGCAGTTGGCCGCGAAGTATGGTTACAAGTTCTTTCAGGATTGGACGGCGGGAAGATTGCCGCGAGTAATCATCCTGCAAATCCAACATGCGAATCCGTACTTCGATGACTCGTACGCGGTGAACTCGGCCAACCTGGGACCGTATGGCGACGCGATCACGCAGGAGCTGATTCCATACATCGAGCAGAAGTTTCGTGCCATAGGCCAAGGGTGGGCAAGGGCGGTATTCGGCGGCTCTACCGGAGGATGGGAGGCGTTGAGCTCGCAGGTTTTCTACCCGGATTTTTACAACGGCGCTTGGGTGTTCTGTCCCGACGTGGTGGACTTTCGCGCGTACGTCACTACTAATCTGTACGATGACGAGAATGCTTATTTCGTTGAGGGGCCGTACGGACGCGTGGAACGTCCGGGAGCCCGCAAACCCGACGGGCTGGTGCTCTCCACGATGGAACAGAACAATCGCTACGAACTGGTGCTGGGTACGAAAAGCCGCTCCGGCGACCAGTTTGACATATGGCAGGCGGTGTTCAGTCCGGCTGGCGACGACGGTTATCCTAAGGAGATTTATGACCAGCGCACGGGCAAAATTGACCATGAAGTTGCGGCGTACTGGAGAGATCACTACGACCTCAGCCATATTCTGCAGCGCGACTGGAAGACGTTAGGCCCGAAGTTGGCTGGCAAAATGCATTTTTACGTGGGCGAGGCAGACACTTATTATTTGGATCGGGCTACTCACCTATTGCATGACTTTTTAGAGAACACAAACGATCCCTATTATCACGGGACATTCGACTTCGGCATGCGCCGTCCACATTGCTACACCGGAGGCTCCGATCCCAACCAGAAGGTGAATAATCTGACTACCACGCAGCGGGTTTTGCCGGAGATGGTAGAGCACATGGAGAAGACCGCGCCGAAGGAAGCAGATGTGAAGAGCTGGAAGTATTAG
- a CDS encoding cold-shock protein, whose protein sequence is MEQGTVKWFNDAKGYGFISRQSGEDVFVHFSAIQAGGFRSLQEGQTVQFEVIKGPKGWQADKVQPV, encoded by the coding sequence ATGGAACAAGGAACAGTAAAGTGGTTCAACGACGCCAAAGGTTATGGCTTCATCAGCCGTCAAAGCGGTGAAGACGTATTTGTGCACTTCTCGGCCATCCAGGCGGGCGGCTTCCGCAGCCTGCAAGAGGGCCAGACGGTGCAATTTGAGGTGATCAAGGGACCCAAGGGCTGGCAGGCAGACAAAGTACAACCTGTATAG
- a CDS encoding M28 family metallopeptidase, whose amino-acid sequence MLPRFIPIVSLISLSLASAAAQQLSRADQRTADAAMNSIRPDAIRAHMRFLSDSLLEGRGTGTRGHQIAAQYVATELEAIGVKPAGVNGTWFQSVPLRKITLATEQTSYEFVRDGKAQALREGEEFATSGDAVYTDTNVDAAVVFVGFGVTAPDQHYDDYAGVDVHGKLVAILYGAPARFPSTERAYYSDGVVKSRNAVAHGAIGVLAMMTPEDQKRYAWKWIVPQIRQGDMRWLDVKGVPADSFPELHAGGLLSQSGTDMLFAGAPKTFAQACADANASKSQAFPLAVTAKIHTVSRHERITAPNVIGVLRGSDPKLRDQYVVYTAHTDHLGICDPVEGDNVCHGALDNASGTAALLEIAHAFTTLPQPPRRSILFVFVTGEEMGLLGSDYYAHFPTVPAEQLAANVNIDGAPGLLFPLKDVVALGAEHSTLGGDVEVAARRMNLEISPDPMPEEVYFIRSDQYSFVRQGVPAVNITEGLKAADPKLDGAAIMKKWNTTIYHTPKDNMDQPLNFDSAAKSTRLNFLVGYEVAQQAQRPAWNVGDFFGAKFAKSRSSAAGGGQ is encoded by the coding sequence ATGTTGCCTCGTTTTATCCCTATTGTTTCCCTGATTTCCTTATCGCTCGCCTCCGCCGCCGCACAGCAGCTGTCGCGCGCCGACCAGCGCACCGCCGACGCCGCCATGAATAGCATCCGACCGGACGCAATCCGCGCTCACATGCGTTTTCTCTCGGACAGCTTGCTCGAGGGTCGAGGTACCGGCACCCGCGGCCACCAGATCGCGGCGCAATACGTTGCCACTGAATTGGAAGCGATAGGCGTGAAGCCTGCTGGCGTGAACGGTACCTGGTTCCAATCCGTACCGCTGCGCAAAATCACTCTGGCAACCGAGCAAACCTCTTACGAATTTGTGCGCGACGGCAAGGCGCAAGCTCTGCGCGAGGGCGAAGAATTCGCCACCTCCGGCGATGCTGTTTACACCGACACCAACGTGGATGCTGCCGTAGTTTTCGTTGGCTTTGGCGTGACCGCTCCTGACCAGCACTATGACGACTACGCCGGGGTTGATGTTCACGGAAAACTGGTGGCCATACTCTACGGCGCACCCGCGCGTTTTCCTTCTACCGAGCGCGCCTACTACTCCGATGGCGTCGTCAAGTCCCGCAATGCGGTCGCGCACGGCGCAATTGGCGTTCTCGCCATGATGACGCCGGAAGACCAGAAACGCTATGCGTGGAAGTGGATCGTCCCTCAGATCCGCCAAGGCGACATGCGCTGGCTGGATGTGAAAGGCGTGCCCGCCGACTCATTTCCCGAACTGCACGCCGGCGGTCTTCTCAGCCAGAGCGGCACCGACATGCTGTTCGCAGGCGCGCCTAAAACGTTTGCACAAGCATGTGCCGATGCCAACGCCAGCAAGTCCCAGGCTTTTCCGCTGGCGGTTACAGCGAAGATTCATACCGTGAGTCGTCACGAGCGCATCACCGCCCCTAATGTTATTGGCGTGCTCCGCGGCTCCGATCCCAAGTTGCGCGACCAGTACGTTGTTTATACCGCCCACACCGACCACCTCGGAATTTGTGATCCGGTAGAAGGTGATAATGTCTGCCACGGGGCGCTCGACAATGCCTCGGGAACCGCCGCCCTGCTCGAAATCGCGCATGCATTCACCACGCTTCCTCAGCCGCCCCGTCGCTCCATACTTTTTGTGTTTGTGACCGGCGAAGAAATGGGTCTGCTCGGCTCGGACTATTACGCGCACTTTCCCACCGTCCCCGCCGAGCAACTCGCCGCCAACGTAAACATTGATGGCGCTCCCGGCCTTCTGTTTCCTCTCAAAGACGTCGTGGCGCTGGGCGCCGAGCACTCCACTCTGGGTGGGGACGTCGAGGTTGCCGCCAGGCGAATGAACCTGGAAATCAGTCCCGACCCCATGCCGGAAGAGGTCTACTTTATCCGCAGCGACCAGTATTCATTCGTCCGCCAGGGTGTGCCCGCGGTAAACATCACCGAAGGTCTGAAGGCGGCCGATCCCAAGCTCGACGGGGCCGCCATCATGAAAAAGTGGAACACGACCATCTATCACACGCCCAAAGACAACATGGACCAGCCACTCAACTTCGATTCCGCCGCCAAGTCCACGCGGCTGAATTTTCTGGTTGGATATGAGGTCGCCCAGCAAGCGCAAAGACCTGCCTGGAATGTGGGCGACTTCTTCGGAGCCAAGTTTGCGAAATCCCGCTCCTCTGCGGCTGGCGGCGGCCAGTGA